In a single window of the Agrobacterium fabrum str. C58 genome:
- a CDS encoding ferritin-like domain-containing protein, producing the protein MFPAKIISLRGGATEAIVSADLDRKTELAQETATRWFERRLSLRSPLDPPLPERPGRPEKPELVPPTAVERRSLHSVKGRIALLHAIAHIELNAVDLALDIVARYASEPVPHSFFDGWMQVAFEEAKHFRLVRDRLVSLGADYGDLPAHDGLWQAAHSTRNDLTARLAVVPLILEARGLDVTPSLQAKMRETGDLESAAVLDVIYNDEKGHVAIGAKWFRFLCAREKKDPAATFRQLVRSNFRGPLKPPFNDLARAEAGLTPSFYRSLTSVSHS; encoded by the coding sequence ATGTTCCCCGCCAAAATCATATCCCTGCGCGGCGGCGCCACGGAAGCGATCGTCAGCGCCGATCTCGACCGAAAGACCGAACTCGCGCAGGAAACCGCAACACGCTGGTTCGAACGCCGCTTGTCATTGCGCTCGCCGCTCGATCCGCCCCTGCCAGAGCGGCCGGGCAGGCCGGAGAAACCGGAGCTCGTTCCGCCGACCGCGGTGGAACGGCGTTCGCTACACAGCGTCAAGGGCCGCATCGCCCTGCTGCACGCCATCGCCCATATCGAACTCAACGCCGTCGATCTCGCGCTCGATATCGTCGCCCGTTATGCCAGCGAGCCGGTGCCGCATTCCTTTTTCGATGGCTGGATGCAGGTCGCCTTCGAGGAAGCAAAGCACTTCCGGCTGGTTCGGGACCGGCTGGTAAGCCTTGGGGCTGACTATGGCGACCTGCCCGCCCATGACGGGCTGTGGCAGGCTGCGCATTCCACCCGCAACGATCTGACCGCACGGCTCGCCGTCGTCCCGCTTATCCTGGAGGCGCGCGGGCTGGACGTTACTCCTTCCCTGCAGGCCAAGATGCGCGAGACCGGCGATCTCGAAAGCGCAGCTGTTCTCGATGTCATCTATAATGACGAAAAGGGCCACGTCGCCATCGGCGCCAAATGGTTCCGGTTCCTCTGCGCGCGTGAAAAGAAGGACCCCGCTGCAACCTTCAGGCAACTGGTACGCTCCAATTTCCGCGGCCCGCTGAAACCACCCTTCAACGATCTCGCCCGCGCCGAAGCCGGCCTGACACCCTCCTTTTACCGGTCACTCACATCCGTCAGCCATAGCTGA